The Gemmatimonadota bacterium genome includes the window TCGCTCGCCTTTGAGGTTGATTAAGATGGCGTATTCGCTGAAGTCGGGTTTGACTGTGAGGAAGTTGTGGAGGCCGACTCGTGCGGGTGGTGCGGGCAGGAGATGGCCGTAGAAACGGTTGAGGGGGCCTGTGGGTTGCGCGCCTGCTTCGAGTGCGCTTTGAAATCCTCCGCCGGTGTTTTGGGGTACGCCTCGGACGATCATGTGATCGGATTCTGTGCCGAAGTACTGCGCGCGCAATTCGGGGCTGGCCTGGTATCCGCCGGTTGATAGGATGACGGAGCGGGCTGTTATTTCTGTATGTGTGGTTTTGACGCCTGTGATGGGTTTGCCGTTGCCGCCGACGAGGCCGGTCAGGCCGGTGTGTGTGAGGATGGTGCCGCCCATGTGTTGGAACTGGTAGCCGAGGATTTCCATTGCGGTGCGGGCGTCGGGTGTGAATTGGTAGATGGTGCGTTGAAATTTGTACGGTTTGTCTTCGCGCGCTTGTAGGGATACGCCCTGTTTGCGGAGCCATTCGATGCCTGTGTAGAAGCGGTCGATCAAGGCGGAGCCAAGTGCTGTGTCGCCGTTGGGCTGCACTTTGAGCCATTCGTCGATGTTTTTTGCACACCAGATGGTGCCGCCCGATGCGGCTGCAGATCCGCCGATTGTTTCGGCTTTTTCGATGAGGGCTACGGATGCGCCTTTTTCCCGGGCACGCAACGCCGCACACAATCCGCCTATGCCCGCGCCCGCTACTATGACGTCGTAATGGTTGGACATTCTGTTTCTCCTGTGAATATCGGGATGCCATCCTAATACAGTTTATTCCCGCTGTCAAGGCAAAGAAAAAAGAGGTGAAATTATCTCACCTCCTTGAGTGCAGAAATCAAGCGGAAATAATACCCTATATGTCCACAGCAATTTTAAAAAATGGGCTTACGCCATCCCGACGTAAGCCCTTGTGTTTTTATGGTGCCGAAGGTGGGACTCGAACCCACACGGCCTTGCGGCCACTGGATTTTGAGTCCAGCGCGTCTACCAATTCCACCACTTCGGCACCTGAAGTCCTGTGGTCAAGAATATCCCAAACACGGGATTGTGTGTCAAGGGTTTTTGAAGTGATCTGTTTCGGCGCGTGGCGGTCCGATGATTTCGTTGTAGATGATGGCTTTGCGGATGGTGTTGGGTTCAAAATCGAGTTTTATGCGTCGTTTTTTGCGTTTGGGACGCAGGAGTCGTTGGGTTTCTGATGCGCGTGTAAATGAGGTTTTGCCTTCGATGTAAGACGATTCATCAGAGACCGGACGTTTGCCCTCTACTTCCTGGAATTCCGGTCCGGTATCCGCTTCGGAGACGGGACGCTTGCCGTGTATTTCTTGAAATTCTGGTCCTGTGTCCGCTTCGGAGACCGGGCGTTTGCCGTGTACCTCCTGGAATTCCGAAGGGGTTTTGGGTTCGGGTTCAGGTTCGGGAGATCCGAAGAGTACTTCCCATTCAGAGAGGTCAAATTCCTCTTCAAAGGGGTCGTCGGCACCTGCGTCGCGGGACGTTTGCCTGCGCCGGAGTTTGGTTTCGTCGGGTTCTCTGGCGCCTCGCAGTTTTTTTATGAGCGAGGATAAAAGGCTAACGACGATAAAGATTATCGGTATGAGGAGTTCCAGGTCCATGATGTCGAGCCGCTATAAGGTTATGGTGTGTGTAAGAGGTGAGACGTAAGACGTAAGAGGACCGCCCGCCCCTCTCACGTCTCACGTTTTACGTCTTACCTGCCTTCATTATCGTCTTCTTCTTCGGTTTCACCGGCGATGCCTTCGCGCATTTGCGTGTCGGCTTCGATGTTGCGCATGCGGTAGTAGTCCATGATGCCCATGTTGCCACTGCGGAAGGCGTCGGACATTGCAAGCGGGACTTCGGCTTCGGCTTCGACGACGCGGGCGCGCATTTCTTCAACACGGGCTGCCATTTCTTGTTCGAGTGCAACGGCCATTGCTCTGCGTTCTTCGGCGCGCGCCTGTGCGATGTTTTTGTCGGCTTCGGCCTGGTCTGTCTGGAGTTTTGCGCCGATGTTGTCGCCCACATCCACGTCGGCGATGTCGATGGAGAGGATTTCGTAGGCGGTGCCCGAGTCGAGGCCCTTGTCGAGTACGGTTTTGGAGATCATGTCGGGGTTTTCGAGTACGTCTTTGTGGGTTTCCGAAGAGCCGATGGTGGTGACGATGCCTTCGCCTACGCGGGCCATGATGGTTTCTTCACCTGCACCGCCGACGAGGCGTTCTATGTTGGCGCGAACCGTGACGCGAGAGGTGGCTTTGACCTGTATGCCGTCTTTGGCTACGGCGGTGACCATGGGGGTGGAGATGACTTTGGGGTTGACGCTGACCTGTACGGCTTCGAGTACGTCGCGTCCGGCAAGGTCGATGGCGGCGGCGCGTTCGCCGGTGAGGCCAATGCCGGCTTTGTCTGCGGCGATGAGTGCGTTGACGACGTTTTCGACATGTCCGCCGGCGAGGTAGTGGGCTTCGAGAAATGCAGTGGGGATGTCGAGGCCCGCTTTGGTTGCGTTGATTTGCGAGCCGAGGATGATGCGCGGGGGCACGCGACGCAAGCGCATGCCGATGAGTTCGATGATGCCGATGCGCACGCGCGCAGCCAGGGCAGAGATCCAGAGGCCCACGGGGATGAAGTATAAGAAGAGGGAGAGTGCCAGAATACCTGCAGCAACTATAAGAAGGGGAATAATCGCTTCCATGAAAAGCTCCTTAAAAAATGGTCGGTCTTATGTGTCTTCTATTTTTCGCACAATGACGCGACTGCCTTCGACTTCGATGATTGTGACGGGTGTGTCTTTGGTTAAGTATTCGCCTTCGGTCGATACGCTGATGCGACGACCATCAAATACGCCAGTGCCTCCGGGGCGCAGGTCTGTGAATGCGGTGCCCGATACGCCTAAGAGGTCGCTGTAGGGGGCCGCGACATATCCTTCGGAAGATTTTTCTTCGATGTCGAGTACGAGGCGGTTCCACATTCTGGAGTTCGGGAGGGATCGCAGGATGAGTATGGCCAGGACACCGGTGAGGATCACAGAGAGGAGCAAGGGGGTGAGTGCGGCGCTGATGTCGTCCCAGGTCCAGAGGTCAAAGCGGCCCATGAGGCTTAAGAACAGGCTGGTTAAGACCAGGATTGCGCCGGGAATGGCGAGCAGGCCAAAGCCGACGACAAAGAACAGGTCGAGGAGGATGAGCGCGATGCCGAGAAAGAAGATGAGTATTTCAGACCAGCCAGCGAGGTTGACGAGGAGGTGGCTGCCGAAGAACAGGCCCAGGCAGATTAAGCCGATGGTGCCGCCGATGCCCCAGCCCGGGCTTTGGATTTCGAATATCAGGCCCAGAAATCCCAGGGTCATGAGCAGCGAGGCCAGGTAGGGGTTGGTGAGATAGCGCACGACTTGTTCGGCCCAGTTGGTCGATTGGTGGATGACGCTGGCTTGCACGAGGTCGTAGTGTTTGAGTACGGCGATGAGTTTTTCCGATTCGTTTTTTTCGGAGATTTTGTGGTCGGCGATGCCCTGTTCAACAGCTTCTTTAGTGGTGAGGGTGAGTAGCTTGCCTTTGGGTGCCAGGCCCTCGATATCGACGTCTTCATCGACCATGGCTTCGGCCAGTTTGGAGGAGCGCCCGGTTTTTTCGGCTGTGGCTTTCATTTCGTTGCGGAAATACGAGATGATTTTTTCACTGGCTTTGTTGCCCTGCATATCGACGGCTGTGGCCGCGCCAATGGTGCCGCCTTCGACCATGATGATGTGGTCGGCAGACAGAGAGATGAGGGCGCCTGCAGATATGGCGCGGGGGTTGATGAAGGCGATGGTTTTGATTTCGCTGTAGAGGATGGCGTCCCGGATGGTGAGCGCGGCATCGAGGGCACCGCCAGGGGTGTCGATTTCAAAGATGACGGCTTTGACGCCCGCGTCTTCTGCGTCGCTCATGACGCGCGTGACAAAAGCGGCAACGCCGCCCTCAATGGTGCCGTTGATTTTGGCGACGTGTACTTCTTCTGCCCGGGCGGGCAAACCGAGTCCGAGAAGGAGTACGAGGAGTGTGAGTACGGGTTTCATGAATAAGTTCCTCCACAATATATTCTCATATACCGTATATTGAGGTCGTTGTCAATGGTTTTGAGGTTTGATGCGCGAGGCGAGGGATGGGTTGCAGATGGAAGGCTATTGCTTGACACTATAAGCGTTTTCCTGTATTTTTCTCGCCCTGATATTATGTGGCGGCATAGCTCAGCTGGTAGAGCAGTGGAATCATAATCCATGGGTCGGGGGTTCGAGTCCCTCTGCCGCTACCAAACGTATCGTCTCGCAGAACTTCTGACCTGTCCGGTTCATGACAGGAACGAAATAAAGCGAGTTGAATCTCATCAGGGGTATAAATCAGTTGGTTGATGTGTAGCCTTAACAGGTCTTTCTGTTCCTCTGGTGTGGCTTCATTATATAATTCTTCAAAGGTCATAAGTTTTTGCTTCATTTGAGCAACACTTATGGCCTTTTGTTTTGCCTCTGCCAGAGTTGCCTCGTTCTCCATCATCTCCTGTTCTATTTGGCTTTTTTGTTCTTCGAGGGCAATAATTTTCTGACTGATGGTTTTAAGGCCGACCTGCTGACCAGCGATGCTTTCCACCAGGACATCCAGCTTCTTCTCAATATCTTTGAGGTTCCTGCGATGATTTTCCTGTGCTTGCCTTAAGGTTTTCATACGCTCCGATTGGCTTGTCGTAGCTTCTGCGATAAGCTCTTGAACACGTTTTTGATCATCACTGAGTTGAATTAACCGATCAGCGACTACTTGTTCAAGGGCCGGTGCAGACACCGGCTTCATTTTGCATTCTTCGTTTCCACGATGGATTTTACAGGTGCAATGGTAGTAGAAATAGGGCTTTTTTTGGTGGTTTCGAGCCTGCGAAGGGGTCATGTGAGACTGGCACCAGCCACATTTAATCAGACCTTGAAGTAAGAAGGGGTGAAGGTTTTGTTTCCTCCCTCTTGTCCCAGAGACTCGGTTCGTTTCTATAACGGCTTGCACTTTATTCCACAATTCCATCGGGACAAGAGGATCATGCTGGCCTTCATATACCTTACCTTTGTGAGTAATTTTTCCAATATAAAATTCATTTTGGAGCATACGCATAATCTGTGTCTTATTGAATTTTTTGCCAGAATAGACCTTATCCCTTCTCGACACATACGATTTTGTACGATAGCCTTTTTCATTTATGATTCGGGCTACGGCACGAAAACTTTGCTCTTTGACGTACGTCTGAAAAATTAAGATCACCAGTTCTCGTTCTGCTTCATTGGGCTTTAGAACGCCCTTGTTGTCCGGATCAATGTCGTATCCAAGGAGGTGCTGTCCGCCATTACGTAGGCCCTTCTCAGCACGCCACTGCATTTTTTCTTTCGTGCGCTCACTGGTACGTTCTCTTTCTAATTCAGCCGTTGCGAGAGAAATTGAGAGAGCAAACCGACCCATAGCGGTTGAGGTATCCCAATTCTCATTGATTGAAATGAATATGGTTTCGTTTTCTTCTAAAAATTCGTGGAATTGATAAAAGTCGATGATAGACCGGCTGACGCGATCAATTTTTGTGCATAACACCGCGTCAATCTTACCCTGCTCAATGTCTCGA containing:
- a CDS encoding FAD-binding protein produces the protein MSNHYDVIVAGAGIGGLCAALRAREKGASVALIEKAETIGGSAAASGGTIWCAKNIDEWLKVQPNGDTALGSALIDRFYTGIEWLRKQGVSLQAREDKPYKFQRTIYQFTPDARTAMEILGYQFQHMGGTILTHTGLTGLVGGNGKPITGVKTTHTEITARSVILSTGGYQASPELRAQYFGTESDHMIVRGVPQNTGGGFQSALEAGAQPTGPLNRFYGHLLPAPPARVGLHNFLTVKPDFSEYAILINLKGERFDDEYLGDEVTCHTLVQQPRATAILIFDQHIRDNQNALSQWPTPDNDRVKNIREAGGEVIKTPSLEELTRALTNRWHIPAHTFKKTMAEYATACATGNGQTLSIPKTGGLIPLNTPPYYAIRTRPGITFTYGGAKVNAQAQVIDKNDQPIPGLYAAGADCGGIYTRGYTGGLCMGLAYGLIAGESAAEYTTPK
- the floA gene encoding flotillin-like protein FloA (flotillin-like protein involved in membrane lipid rafts); protein product: MEAIIPLLIVAAGILALSLFLYFIPVGLWISALAARVRIGIIELIGMRLRRVPPRIILGSQINATKAGLDIPTAFLEAHYLAGGHVENVVNALIAADKAGIGLTGERAAAIDLAGRDVLEAVQVSVNPKVISTPMVTAVAKDGIQVKATSRVTVRANIERLVGGAGEETIMARVGEGIVTTIGSSETHKDVLENPDMISKTVLDKGLDSGTAYEILSIDIADVDVGDNIGAKLQTDQAEADKNIAQARAEERRAMAVALEQEMAARVEEMRARVVEAEAEVPLAMSDAFRSGNMGIMDYYRMRNIEADTQMREGIAGETEEEDDNEGR
- a CDS encoding nodulation protein NfeD, with the protein product MKPVLTLLVLLLGLGLPARAEEVHVAKINGTIEGGVAAFVTRVMSDAEDAGVKAVIFEIDTPGGALDAALTIRDAILYSEIKTIAFINPRAISAGALISLSADHIIMVEGGTIGAATAVDMQGNKASEKIISYFRNEMKATAEKTGRSSKLAEAMVDEDVDIEGLAPKGKLLTLTTKEAVEQGIADHKISEKNESEKLIAVLKHYDLVQASVIHQSTNWAEQVVRYLTNPYLASLLMTLGFLGLIFEIQSPGWGIGGTIGLICLGLFFGSHLLVNLAGWSEILIFFLGIALILLDLFFVVGFGLLAIPGAILVLTSLFLSLMGRFDLWTWDDISAALTPLLLSVILTGVLAILILRSLPNSRMWNRLVLDIEEKSSEGYVAAPYSDLLGVSGTAFTDLRPGGTGVFDGRRISVSTEGEYLTKDTPVTIIEVEGSRVIVRKIEDT